A DNA window from Streptococcus sp. LPB0220 contains the following coding sequences:
- a CDS encoding RNA-binding S4 domain-containing protein, with the protein MRLDKYLKVSRIIKRRPVAKEVADKGRIKVNGVLAKSSTDLKVNDQIEVRFGNKVLTVKVLEMLDSTKKEDASKMYEIISETRIEEDA; encoded by the coding sequence ATGAGATTAGATAAATATTTAAAAGTTTCTCGCATTATTAAGCGTCGTCCTGTTGCAAAGGAAGTTGCAGATAAAGGGCGAATCAAAGTCAATGGAGTATTAGCCAAAAGTTCAACGGATTTGAAAGTGAATGATCAAATTGAAGTTCGTTTTGGAAATAAAGTATTGACGGTTAAAGTCTTGGAAATGTTGGATAGTACAAAAAAAGAAGATGCATCCAAAATGTACGAAATAATTAGTGAAACAAGGATAGAAGAAGATGCCTAA